The sequence ACAGCCGCGCCGAACCCGGGTGCCCCGCCGGTGCACGTGACGCTGGACGCCTTCGTCGCCGCGGCTCGGCACAAGTTCGGACCGATGGCCGACGAGTTCCTGCGGCTGTATCCCGCCGGCTCGGACGACGAAGCGGCACGGGCCAGCAACACGGCGGTGGGCGACAACTCCCGGATATCCACGTATCTGTGGGGCACCCAGTGGACCGAACGGGCGACCCAGCCCGTCTACACCTACTTCTGGACCCACCCGTCACCCGCCCAGGGGCAGGAGCCACGCCGCGCCTCACACAGCTCGGAGATCGAATTCGTCTTCGACAACCTCGACTCGATCAGCGCCCCCTGGACGGAGGAGGACCGCGAGGTCGCGGCGGTCGTCTCCGCGTACTGGGCCAACTTCGCCGCCAACGGAGACCCCAACGGCCCCGGGCTGCCCCACTGGCCTGCATACTCGGTCAACGCCCCGACGGTGATGGAGTTGGGAGCCCAGTTCGCGCCCATCCCGATCGCCGACCCGGCACGGCTCGACTTCTGGAAGCGCTTCTTCCGGACCCAGAAACCCTGGTGACCAGGAATTTTCCGCACCGCTGGACCACGTAGCGGCCACAGACGGCGAGTCTCAAGGACCATCGGTGAAGACCACACCACGCACGCTCTGGTGAGTTCCAAGGCGCGCGATCGGAGTGCCCCCGAGAGGTCAGGCTGCGAGTGCGGTCTCGTAGTCGGCGGGACTGAGGTAGCCGAGGCTGCTGTGCAGTCGGTGCAAGTTGTACCAGTCTTCGATGAAGTCAAAGATCGCGGTTCGTGCGTTGGCCCGGCTGGGCCAGGCGGTCGTGTCGGGCAGTTCGCGTTCGATGGTGGCGAAGAACGACTCAGCGAGTGCGTTGTCCCAGCACTGCCCGGTGCGGTCGCCCGCCTCGACCACGACACCATCCCCACCCTGGTCAACGCCCGCACCGACTGGACCACCCACCACCCCCACACCCCAGGCACCCGCCCGTGACACCGCACACGACCAAACCGACCACTCCACCCCTCCCCGAACCACACACCGGCGAAGGCCGGTTGGCCCCCGCCGCCCAGTGCCGGCACCTTGCTGCCCGTGAGTGCGCCGGTCCCCTACACCAAGCCCGACGGCACGACCGGAAACGACCCGTACCTGAGCAAGGACTGCCAGGCGGCCTTCGCCGCGGATATCTCCACCGCCGAGTCCAAGGTCCTCCAGGCCACGCAACGGCCCTTCGACGCCGATTCCTTCACCTACCCGACGGCCGCCGCCTGGCGGACGATCCGGTGTGGGGACCGGTCGCCGGCCAGGACAAGGCGATCCCGCCGGCCTGCGAACGCTGGATGTACCGCCGCGCCAACCCACGCGGGGTCGTCGAAGTGCCCACCTCGTCCCCCGTCGCGGTGCTCGGCCACCCGAAGATCGTCGCCGACCTCGTCATGGACGCCGCCGAAGCGGTCAGCTGACGTACGTGCTCAGGAGGGCCGGCGTCCGCGTCGTCTGGCGAGGGCGTCACGGACCAGGTCGACGATGGCGGCGGTGAGCATCAGACCGGTGAGGAACCCACCCTTGCGGGGTGCCGGCGGCTCGGCGGCCGGCACCGCGAGATCCCCGGGGCCCGCCGCCGCCCGCAGGCTCGCGGAGGAACCCTCCTGGAGCCGGCCGTGCTGCTGAAGCCAGTACAGGTACCCGAAGGACGGCACCACCAGCAGGGCGGCCAGTGCGGCGACGGCGAACTCGGCCTGGGCCGCGGCGGTGGGCGCGCTGCCGGCCGCGAGGGTCAGCGAGGTGGGCAGCAGATAGGGGTACTGCGCCCACCCCCAGCCGCCGACGACGGCCGCCACCGCGATCGCGGCGGTCACCCGCAGCAGCGCGATCCGGGTGGGCCGGAACAGGACCAGGACCAGGGCCGCGGCCCCCGCGGCGACCGACAGGGCGACGAGGGGGAGCGCGTCGCCGGTCAGCCGGTCGGACACATACGTCGCGCTGTGCCGCATCAGGAGCATGTTCACTCCGGCCAGCACGCCGGTCACGACACCGGCGGCCGCCGCCCGGCGGACGAAGTACGTCACCATCCGCGGGTCCCCGCGGCGGTGGGAGTCGCCGACGAGATAGATGGCGCTGATGTAGGCACACGTGGCAGTGAAGAGGAAGCCGGTGACCAGGGCGGTCGGCGTGGTCCAGGCGGACGGCAGGTTCCCGGACGGCCGGGCCGGCACCCGGCCGGTGACGACTGCCCCGATCACCGTGCCGAGGAAGAACGGCGTGATCAGGGAGGACACCGCGAAGACCGCCCCGGCGAGCTGCCGGAACCGCAGCCGCCGAGCCTCGTGCCGGAAGGCGAACCCGACGCCGCGCAACACGATGCCCATCAGCGAGACGAACAGCGGCACGAACAGCGCGGTCATCACGGCGGCGAACGCCTGCGGGAACCCCGTCCAGGTGATGACCAGGCCGAAGATGAGCCAGACGTGGTTGCCCTCCCACACCGGCGTCAGGGACGCGTCGATGGCCGCGCGGGGGCCGGTCCCGCGCCGGGTGCCGCCGGCCAGGAGATCCCAGATGCCGGCGCCGAAGTCGGCGCCGGCGAACAGCGCGTACGCCGCGATGACCGCGACCAGCAGGACCCCGACCCCGATCGCTTCGGACGAGGCGGTCACAGCCGTGCCCTCTCGGGTTGATCGGTCGGCGGTCCGTAGGGCGTGGCCTCGGCGTCCTCCGCCGCGGGCGGCTCCGTGCGCCAGCGGTGGCCCATCAGCCACGGCACGAAGACGGAGATGCCGGTGAGCACCGCGTAGACCGCGAGGATCACCCCCAAGGTGACCGGCACACCGCGCGAGGGGGTCACCGCGTCCTGGGTCAGCAGGACGTTGTAGACGGTCCACGGCTGGCGGCCGACCTCGGTGACGATCCAGCCGCACTCCATCGCCGCGATCGCGCCGGCGCCGGAGAGCGCCGCCGGCACGAGGAACCAGCGGGTGAGCAACACCCGGCGGTGGAACCACCACACCCACCCCTGCCAGGCGCCGAGCACCAGCAGCACCGTTCCGATGCCGACCATGGCGTCGAACGCCAGGTGCAGCAGGTTGGCCAGCGGCGGGCGGTACTCCGGTGGAATGCTGTCCCAGCCCAACACCCGGGTGCTCGGCGAGAAGCCCACCAGGAGGGAGTCCGCCCAGGGCACGCCGACTCCGAAGTAGACGTGGCCGTTGCTGTAGATGCCGCCGAGCCACTCGGTGACGTAGCGGCCGGTGTGCGGGACCAGCTCCATCGCGGCGAACTTCGCCGGCTGGTCGTCGGCGACCGCTCGCGCCGCGATGTCGCCGACCGCGATCTGGAACGGTGCGGCGACGGCGCCGACGGCGAACGGGACCGCGAAGCCCAGCCGGTGGTAGCGGTCACGGCGGCCGCGCAGCAGGCCCGTCGCGTAGACGCCGGCCACGGTCAGGGCGGTCACCATGTAGGCGGCCAGCAGCATGTGCGGCACTTCGTAGCCGCTGGCCCGGTTGAACAGCACCGACCAGGGGCGCACGGAGGTGATCTGCCCGTTGTGGAGGGTGAATCCGGCGGGCTGGTTCATCCAGGAGTTCGCGGCCACCACCGCCCATGCTCCGAAGATGCCGGCGACCGCGATCGGCACCCCGGTCCACCAGTGCACCCAGGGCGGCAGGCGGGTCCAGCCGTAGAGGTAGATGCCGATGAAGATGGACTCGACGAAGAAGAAGATCCCCTCGATGCTGAACGGGATGCCGAAGGCTGCGCCGAACCGCCCCATCAGCCCCGGCCACAGCAGACCGAGCTCGTAGGAGAGCACGGTGCCGGACACCGCGCCCACCGCCCCGAGCACGCCCATGACCTTGGACCAGCGGCGGGCCAGCAGCAGCGCCACCGGGTCGCCGTGGCGCAGCCCGATCCAGTGCGCGACGAGCACCACCGACGGGAACGCGATGCCGAAACAGGCGAAGATGATGTGGAAACCGAGCGACGCCCCCATCTGGCTGCGGGCCGGTACCGCGCCGGCCAGCTGGGCCAGCCCGCCGACGGTCACCGTTCCCACCCGCAGGCGGGACGTGGCTCGCGGCCTACGGGCCGGGGGCCCGCTCCACGGACGGCGCGCACATGAGGAGGTGGGGTCCAGGTGTTGACGCCCGTGGCGTTCTTCCTGGTTGGTTGCGGCATCTCAACCCTTGGTCTCGTCGACGATGATCTCTGGGTGGTCGGTCTCCTGATCGCGTTCATCGGCGCGATCGGCATCCTGGTCCGACTGGCCGACTGGGTCCGCCCCACACGTGAATAGGCCCCCCGCGATGGCTCGCGGGCCCGACACGCCCGACCCGATCCGCCGCCTCACCCGAAGGGCCGAGTACGGTCCGCGGATTTCCCGGCGTCCTTGCTGACCACGGACCGCCGGCTTTCGAACACCGCGATGTCGCTCGGGAACCCGACGACGAGTGCTCCACTCCTCGCGAGCCCGAGGTGGTGGACCCGTGCGGGCGTGGGGTGTTCGTCCAGGCAGGCCCCCGTGCGCAGGTTCCGCAGCCGTACGGACACGTCATCGGCGGCGACAGCGAGGGGGCAACCGTCCAGCTCGATGCTGCCGGCGGGGCCGGTGAGGGACCGGCCTCCACCCGCCGGAGGGTCACCACGGCCCTGCCGCCTGCGCAGCTACGGGTGGGTGCGGCAGGCCGCCGTCCCGGTCACCCGGCCACCGGGCCACCCGCACGGCGAGCGTGCGGATCGGCCGCGTGGCCGGCCTCGGCGGCCGGGGGCGAAGCTCCGACCACCGGGCCGGTCCCACAACGTGTGGGAGTCGAAGTACCCTGATCGCCATCCTCCGCCGCACACCGCCGGGCGCGGGAGCCGCTGCCGGTGTGCGAGCGCGGGAAGAACGACCATGCACGGTCGACGCGGCGGCGCAGGTGAACGGAGCGAGCGGTATGGGCGAAGAGGTGGGACCGGCCGAAGACAGGCGGGCGCCCGGCGTGTTGGAGGGCGAGGTACTCGCGGCCCTGTGGTCGTCCGACGGTCCGGTGGCCGCGGGCGCCGTACGCAGACAGGCGGCCGGCGGACCCGCCCACACCACGGTCCTCACCCGCCTGTGCGACTGAGGACTGGTCACCGGCCACCGGCCGGCCCGCTCCTGCGCCTTGTCCCCGGTACGCGACGCGCCGGCCCACACGGCAGCGGGCATGCGCGATCTGCCGGCCCGTTCCCGGCCGCTCAGGATCTCGACGGCCTGTTCGGTGCGGCCGGACCCTCCCACCTCTGCGGTCAGCACAGGAGCTGACCCGCAGTCACCACAGGGGCGGCGACGCAGAATTCACCGCTCCGGTTCCACCGCAGCGGCAGACCCGTGTGGAAGCGGGTGCCGGCACCCCACCGCTGGACCCGCTCACCATGAGGCGTGTCCCCCCGATCGGAAGAAGTCACGTGATCACCTGGCAGCCCGCGCGATCCCGCGTTCGACGTGGTCCGAGCGCGCTCCTGGACCTGGCCGGCCCCCGGCACCCGGTCCTGCTCGCCACGGCCGCTGCCGCCGCGCTGCACCTGCTGTGGGCGCTGCTGCTGGCCAAGGACTCGGGCGACATGGCGGCGCAGTACGCCTGGACGGACTTCATACGGGCCCATCCCTGGGCGTCGTACGACCTGTCCTGGTACGGCGGCATGCATCCCGCCTCGTACAGCGTCCTGTCCCCGTACATCATGGCGGTGCTGGGCGTGCGCACGAGCGCGGTCGTCGCGGGCACGCTGTCGACGGCGGTGGCCGCGACGGTACTGGTGCGCGCCGGTGTGAAGCGGCCGCTGGTGCCGGTGCTGTGGACGGTGTTCGCCCTGTGGTGCGACGCCGTTTCCGGGCGGGTGACCTTCGCGCTGGGCGTGCTGTTCGGCCTGGTGGCGACCGCGCTGCTGTTCCCCTCCGAACTGGCCGCCCGAGGCCGCTTCTGGCGGCTGACGGCCGCCACCACGATGGGGGCGCTGGCCACCATGTGCAGCCCGGTGGCCGGGCTGTTCGTGCTGGTGGTCGCGGCGGCGCTGTTCCTGGACAAGCGACGCACGGACGCCTTCGTACTGGCCGCGGCCCCGCCCCTGGTGGTGGGGACCACCTCGCTGCTGTTCCCCTTCTACGGCGTGCAGCCCTTCGCCTGGTACCTGGCGATCATCCCGCTGGCCGTCTCGGGCGCGATCTCGCTGGTGGTCCCGAAGTCCTGGCGCTCGGTCCAACTCGGTGCGTCGGTGTACGCGTTGGGCGTCCTGGTCACCTGGGCCATACCGTCACCCATCGGCAGCAACGTGGAGCGGCTGGCGCTGCTCTTCGGCGGCACCGTACTGCTGATCGTGGCGATGGGCAGCACCAGGGGGACCCGGCGGTCCATGGCGCTGTGGCTGGCGTTCGGCGCCGTGGCGACCTGGCAGATCGTCGAGCCGGTCTATGATCAGGTGACGACCCGTGCGCTCCCCGCCACCGTCGAGCACGCGGGCCCGCTCATCTCCGAACTGCAGAAGATCAGGGCCGACCGCGGGCGAGTCGAGGTGGTACCGATGAGTTCGCACTGGGAGGCTTCCGGTCTGTCGCCCTACGTCAACCTGGCCCGCGGCTGGAACCGGCAGGCCGACGAGGAACGCAACCCGCTCTTCTACCACGGCACCCTCACCGCCGACGCCTACCGCGACTGGCTGCGCCGCTGGAGTGTCGACTACGTCATACTGCCGTCCGGCCAACCGGATTTCGCCGCGGTGACCGAGGCGAAGCTCGTCGCCACCGACCAGCCCTGGCTGCACCCGCTGTGGCAGAACGCGGACTGGCAGGTGTACCAGGTGAGCGGGGCCGAGCCGCTGGCCGATCCGCCGGCCGTGGTGGTGAAGGCAGGTCAGGCCGAGTTGACGGTGACGATGTCCCGGGCCGGTTCGGTGCTGCTGCGCATCCCGTGGTCCCCGGTGCTGGGCGTCGAGGGCGCGCGGGACGACCAGCACGGCTGCGTGACGTCGGACGGCCCCTGGAGCCGGCTCTACGCGCCGGCCCCCGGCACCTACCGGATCGGCGGCAGCTACCGGCAGATCCGCGGCACGCCGTGCGGCAAGGAGGAACTCACGGACCTGGCCGACTGGGACGGGCAAGGCTCGGGCGCGGCACACGGACCGGGCGCCGGAGGGGCCACCGGCGGGCGATGACGGCACAGACGACCAGTTGCAGCTGGTGGAACATCATCAGGGGCAGCACCGTGAGCCCCGCCCGCGATCCGAACAGCACCGCGGCCATCGGGAGGCCGTTCACCAGGCTCTTCTTCGAGCCGGAGAAGACGATCGCCACGCGGTCCGCCCGGCCGAACCCGAGCAGCGCCGACGCCGCCGCGGTCGCCGCGAGGACCACGGCGAGCAGCACGGCTTCGACCGCGAGCAGCGCGGCCAGCCGCGGCACCGTCGCGCGGAACCAGATGCCCCGTGCCATGCCCTGGCTGAAGGCGGTGTAGACGACCAGCAGCACCGACCCCCGGTCGACGAGGCCGAGCAGCCGCCCGTGCCGGGCGAGGAGCGGCCCGATCCGGCCGTGCAGGGCATGCCCGGCGAGGAACGGCAGCAGCAACTCCGCGCCGATCACCGCGAAGCGTCCCGCGGGGATCGCGACCGCCGAGCCGAGCAGCGCCGCCGCCAGGAACGGCGTGACGAGCATGCCGAGCAGGCTTGAATACGTTCCGGCGCAGATCGCCGCCGCCACATTGCCGCGGGCGATCGCGGTGAAGCCGATGGCGGACTGCACGGTGGTGGGCAGCAGGCACAGGAAGAGCAGGCCGGGATAGAGGTCGGGGGCGATGACGTCCGGCACGAGCACGCGGGCGGCGAGGCCGAGCAGCGGGAAGAGGACGAACGTGCTGCCGGTGATGGTGAGGTGCAGCCGCCAGTGCCGCAGCCCGTCGACAGCCGCACGGGAGGACAGCCGGGCGCCGTAGAGGAAGAACAATCCGGCGATGGCAAGGTTCGAGGCGGTGCCGACCGGCGCCTCGGCGGCGCCCGTCGCCGGGAGGAGCGCGGCGACCCCGACCGTGCCGAACAGCGCGGCGACGTAGGGGTCGATACGGGGCGGGCGGACCCGCCGGCGGCCGGGCGCGGTGGGCGGGCCGGGCGTTCCCGGTGGTGACGCGGTGCCGTGCATGGCGGTGACCTCGTGGCTTTCCGGCGGTCGGCGTGCGGGCCGCTGAGCGGGGTTGCGCGGGTGGCTCAGCGGGGTGCGCGGGCGGGGCGCGCGGCGCCCGGCCCGATCGTCACGCGGACGTCGTTGCCGTTCGCGGTGTCGACCTCGTCGAGTCCGTCGAGCCAGGCGCGAACGGACGAGTCGTGCTGGCCGAGCACCGGTGGCGCGGTGTGCCGGGGGGAACCTTCGGGGTCGTCGAAGTGCCAGGGCGTTCCCGGCAGTTCGATGGCCCCGAGGGTGGCGTGGTCCACCGTGATGACCAGGCCCTGCTGCCGGGTCTGCTCCCAGTCGTACACCTCGTCGAGGGTGCGGACGCGGCCGGCCGGCACGCCGGCGGCGTCGAACCTGGCGGTCCACGTGGCGACGGTGCCGTGCGCGAGTACGGCTTCGAGGTCGGCGGCCAGTTCCGCGTGGTGCAGGACCCGGTCGGCGTTGGCGGCGTAGCGCGGGTCGGCCGGGTCGAGTCCGGTGACGCCTGCGACCGCCTGCCAGAGCGCTTCGCTGCCGGCCGCGATCTGGATGTCGCCGTCCGCGCACCGGTAGAGGCCGTACGGCGCGATCGCCGGGTGCCGGTTGCCGCTGCCACGCGGCACCTCCCCCGCGACGGTCCAGCGCGTTCCCTGGAAGCTGTGGACGCCGACGACCGCGGACAGCAGCGAGGTGCGCACGACCCGTCCCCGTCCGCTCGCGCGGCGGTCGGCCAGGGCGCCCAGCACTCCGAGTACGCCGTAGGTGCCCGCCATCAGGTCGGCGATCGGCACACCGGCCTTCGTGGGGTGGCCGGGCTCGCCGGTCAGGCTCATCAGACCTGCCTCGCCCTGCGCGATCTGGTCGTAGCCGGTCCGCCCCGCAGCCGGGCCGTCGTGGCCGAAGCCGCTGATGGACAGGACCACCAGTGCCGGGTTCGCCTCCCGCAGCCGGTCGAGGGGAAAGCCGAGCCGGTCGAGCACGCCGGGGCGGAAGTTCTCCACCAGCACGTCGGCACGGCGGATCAGCCGGTCGAGCAGATCGCGGCCCTGGGTGGTGGAGAGATCGGCGGTGACCGACTCCTTGTTGCGGTTGCAGGAGAGGAAGTACGTCGACTCCCGGGTCGGCGCCGGCCCCGCGAACGGCGGGCCCCAGCCTCGGGTCTCGTCGCCCACCCGAGGTTTCTCGACCTTGATCACCCGCGCCCCCAGGTCGCCGAGGAGCATGGCCGCGTGCGGCCCGGCCAGCGCGTGCGACAGGTCGACGACCAGGCAGTCGTCGAGTGGTCCGCGACGGGGAGGTGCGGAGAGGCTCATGCCTGCGGGTCCCTTCTTCGGGTGCGTACACCTGGACGATGGCTGCCGAACCACCGTAGGCACGCCTGTATGAGGGCAACCTCCGCCGAATGCGAAAAATGGTTTACCTTGCGGCACATGGCTATCGCTGAGCTGTTGGTCGTGGAGGACGACACCGAGATCGCGTCGGAGCTTGACCGGGCGCTGGTGAGCCACGGCTATCACGTCGCGCTGGCGGCGAACGGCGGGCAGGCCACGGAGCAGGCCGGGCGCTTGCCGCCCGACCTGGTCCTGCTCGACCTGGGCCTGCCGGACATGGACGGCGTCGACCTGTGCCGCAGGCTGCGCGCCGGCCTCCCGGTGGAGACGGTGATCGTCGTCCTCACGGCCCGCACCCAGGAGTTCGAGGTGGTGGTGGCGCTCGACGCGGGGGCCGACGACTACCTCACCAAGCCGTTCCGGCTCACCGAACTGCTGGCCCGTCTTCGCGCGCACCTGCGCCGCCGGGCGACGGCGGCGGGCCCGGCGGTGATGAGAATCGGCAGCGCCCGGATCGACACGGCCACCCGCCGCGTGCACATCGGCGACCGTGAAGTACGCCTGCGGCCCAAGGAGTTCGACTTGCTGGCCACGCTCGCCCGGTCGGCCGGCACGGTGGTCAGCCGGAGTCGTCTGATGGCCGAGGTCTGGGACGACGAATGGTTCGGCACCAGCAGCAAGACCCTCGACGTCCATGTGTCGGCGCTGCGCCGCAGG comes from Streptomyces sp. NBC_00448 and encodes:
- a CDS encoding cytochrome ubiquinol oxidase subunit I, giving the protein MGTVTVGGLAQLAGAVPARSQMGASLGFHIIFACFGIAFPSVVLVAHWIGLRHGDPVALLLARRWSKVMGVLGAVGAVSGTVLSYELGLLWPGLMGRFGAAFGIPFSIEGIFFFVESIFIGIYLYGWTRLPPWVHWWTGVPIAVAGIFGAWAVVAANSWMNQPAGFTLHNGQITSVRPWSVLFNRASGYEVPHMLLAAYMVTALTVAGVYATGLLRGRRDRYHRLGFAVPFAVGAVAAPFQIAVGDIAARAVADDQPAKFAAMELVPHTGRYVTEWLGGIYSNGHVYFGVGVPWADSLLVGFSPSTRVLGWDSIPPEYRPPLANLLHLAFDAMVGIGTVLLVLGAWQGWVWWFHRRVLLTRWFLVPAALSGAGAIAAMECGWIVTEVGRQPWTVYNVLLTQDAVTPSRGVPVTLGVILAVYAVLTGISVFVPWLMGHRWRTEPPAAEDAEATPYGPPTDQPERARL
- a CDS encoding cytochrome d ubiquinol oxidase subunit II, encoding MTASSEAIGVGVLLVAVIAAYALFAGADFGAGIWDLLAGGTRRGTGPRAAIDASLTPVWEGNHVWLIFGLVITWTGFPQAFAAVMTALFVPLFVSLMGIVLRGVGFAFRHEARRLRFRQLAGAVFAVSSLITPFFLGTVIGAVVTGRVPARPSGNLPSAWTTPTALVTGFLFTATCAYISAIYLVGDSHRRGDPRMVTYFVRRAAAAGVVTGVLAGVNMLLMRHSATYVSDRLTGDALPLVALSVAAGAAALVLVLFRPTRIALLRVTAAIAVAAVVGGWGWAQYPYLLPTSLTLAAGSAPTAAAQAEFAVAALAALLVVPSFGYLYWLQQHGRLQEGSSASLRAAAGPGDLAVPAAEPPAPRKGGFLTGLMLTAAIVDLVRDALARRRGRRPS
- a CDS encoding response regulator transcription factor — its product is MAIAELLVVEDDTEIASELDRALVSHGYHVALAANGGQATEQAGRLPPDLVLLDLGLPDMDGVDLCRRLRAGLPVETVIVVLTARTQEFEVVVALDAGADDYLTKPFRLTELLARLRAHLRRRATAAGPAVMRIGSARIDTATRRVHIGDREVRLRPKEFDLLATLARSAGTVVSRSRLMAEVWDDEWFGTSSKTLDVHVSALRRRLADADCGPEAARITTVRGRGTATRPRSGTTAPRPAAPRRLPVPRVLPGPPARAAAG
- a CDS encoding CaiB/BaiF CoA transferase family protein, which gives rise to MSLSAPPRRGPLDDCLVVDLSHALAGPHAAMLLGDLGARVIKVEKPRVGDETRGWGPPFAGPAPTRESTYFLSCNRNKESVTADLSTTQGRDLLDRLIRRADVLVENFRPGVLDRLGFPLDRLREANPALVVLSISGFGHDGPAAGRTGYDQIAQGEAGLMSLTGEPGHPTKAGVPIADLMAGTYGVLGVLGALADRRASGRGRVVRTSLLSAVVGVHSFQGTRWTVAGEVPRGSGNRHPAIAPYGLYRCADGDIQIAAGSEALWQAVAGVTGLDPADPRYAANADRVLHHAELAADLEAVLAHGTVATWTARFDAAGVPAGRVRTLDEVYDWEQTRQQGLVITVDHATLGAIELPGTPWHFDDPEGSPRHTAPPVLGQHDSSVRAWLDGLDEVDTANGNDVRVTIGPGAARPARAPR
- a CDS encoding MFS transporter translates to MITWQPARSRVRRGPSALLDLAGPRHPVLLATAAAAALHLLWALLLAKDSGDMAAQYAWTDFIRAHPWASYDLSWYGGMHPASYSVLSPYIMAVLGVRTSAVVAGTLSTAVAATVLVRAGVKRPLVPVLWTVFALWCDAVSGRVTFALGVLFGLVATALLFPSELAARGRFWRLTAATTMGALATMCSPVAGLFVLVVAAALFLDKRRTDAFVLAAAPPLVVGTTSLLFPFYGVQPFAWYLAIIPLAVSGAISLVVPKSWRSVQLGASVYALGVLVTWAIPSPIGSNVERLALLFGGTVLLIVAMGSTRGTRRSMALWLAFGAVATWQIVEPVYDQVTTRALPATVEHAGPLISELQKIRADRGRVEVVPMSSHWEASGLSPYVNLARGWNRQADEERNPLFYHGTLTADAYRDWLRRWSVDYVILPSGQPDFAAVTEAKLVATDQPWLHPLWQNADWQVYQVSGAEPLADPPAVVVKAGQAELTVTMSRAGSVLLRIPWSPVLGVEGARDDQHGCVTSDGPWSRLYAPAPGTYRIGGSYRQIRGTPCGKEELTDLADWDGQGSGAAHGPGAGGATGGR
- a CDS encoding bile acid:sodium symporter family protein, encoding MHGTASPPGTPGPPTAPGRRRVRPPRIDPYVAALFGTVGVAALLPATGAAEAPVGTASNLAIAGLFFLYGARLSSRAAVDGLRHWRLHLTITGSTFVLFPLLGLAARVLVPDVIAPDLYPGLLFLCLLPTTVQSAIGFTAIARGNVAAAICAGTYSSLLGMLVTPFLAAALLGSAVAIPAGRFAVIGAELLLPFLAGHALHGRIGPLLARHGRLLGLVDRGSVLLVVYTAFSQGMARGIWFRATVPRLAALLAVEAVLLAVVLAATAAASALLGFGRADRVAIVFSGSKKSLVNGLPMAAVLFGSRAGLTVLPLMMFHQLQLVVCAVIARRWPLRRPVRVPRPSLARPSRPGP